In Terriglobales bacterium, a single genomic region encodes these proteins:
- a CDS encoding DUF2059 domain-containing protein: MPIKVTVSLIWLVLAVSGFGQGLQPTNDTSQSKHEDTKKLMQAVGTAELLQDMLDQSIEQQVSSVRRLRPDVPAQFWTEFGGEMKKEINPQELMDMIVPIYDKHFSHQEIRQLIAFYQSPLGKKISATLPEIQRESLEAGQEWGLHLGDRITDELNRRLAEKGYKLMVPRSALPSRD, translated from the coding sequence GTGCCCATTAAAGTCACAGTTTCTCTGATCTGGCTGGTGCTGGCCGTTTCCGGATTTGGACAAGGCCTGCAGCCGACCAACGACACCAGCCAATCCAAACATGAAGACACCAAGAAACTGATGCAGGCGGTGGGAACTGCGGAGCTACTTCAGGACATGCTCGACCAGTCCATTGAACAGCAGGTCAGTAGCGTGCGCCGGTTGCGGCCCGACGTGCCTGCACAATTCTGGACGGAGTTCGGGGGCGAGATGAAAAAGGAGATCAATCCCCAGGAACTAATGGACATGATCGTGCCCATCTACGACAAGCACTTCAGCCACCAGGAAATCCGGCAGCTCATCGCTTTTTACCAAAGCCCGTTAGGCAAGAAGATCAGCGCTACATTGCCAGAGATCCAACGGGAATCGCTCGAAGCCGGCCAAGAGTGGGGGCTGCATTTGGGCGACCGGATTACCGACGAGCTGAATCGGCGCTTGGCAGAGAAAGGCTACAAACTGATGGTCCCGCGATCTGCATTGCCGAGTCGCGATTAG
- a CDS encoding M20/M25/M40 family metallo-hydrolase, whose product MKPYSVHFLVPILLFFSIAASSQTPASAPIRSEQEKRAYLKAMEEADQKIAAEVKAHSELIKNLEYLTTRIGPRLTGSPQMQAASEWTLKRFRDYGIDAHLETAQIPHSWTRGSDSAEITSPVARKIEIRSAGWSVATNGPISGPVKVVQVESLQEFDKYKGQLKGAIVFDGKPRELPSEAEAPENAYDAVIAPSHGIPKPHLSWRDRLQFLKMAAEEGALAVILDSGKTDNLFNMGGGFHRYQPSDLPVAFITHEDYDQIYRLQQTSPVMLKVTLGGTFSSGPVPVSITVAEIKGTQFPQERVMIGGHLDSWDLGQGALDNGTGAMAVLEAARTLKALGFAPKRTITFILFTGEEQGGIGADTFLKNHSAEIPKMDGLLIHDTGTGKAFSIALEDEYETASLMTEVYAPLQEVLDLQPLSTRVFGASDHVPFMKKGVPAYFCLQKPAHYREAHHSQTDTFDKVVPEEINEGAALLAGWSWNVSEMPPPLPHHQESPSGGSD is encoded by the coding sequence ATGAAACCTTATTCAGTTCACTTTCTTGTACCGATCCTGCTCTTTTTCAGCATTGCTGCTTCTTCCCAAACACCAGCGTCTGCTCCGATTCGCAGCGAACAAGAGAAGCGCGCATACCTTAAGGCCATGGAGGAAGCCGACCAGAAAATTGCTGCTGAAGTTAAGGCCCATTCCGAGTTGATCAAGAACCTCGAATATCTCACCACCCGAATCGGACCGCGGCTGACCGGGTCACCCCAGATGCAGGCCGCCAGTGAGTGGACGCTGAAGCGTTTCCGCGATTACGGTATTGACGCGCATTTGGAAACGGCACAAATTCCGCACTCCTGGACCCGTGGCAGCGACAGTGCCGAGATCACCAGTCCTGTCGCCCGGAAGATAGAGATCCGTTCCGCGGGGTGGAGTGTAGCCACAAATGGCCCGATCAGCGGCCCGGTCAAAGTTGTGCAAGTTGAATCATTGCAGGAGTTCGACAAGTACAAAGGACAACTGAAGGGAGCGATAGTATTCGACGGCAAGCCGAGAGAACTGCCTTCCGAAGCCGAGGCGCCAGAGAATGCATACGATGCCGTGATCGCACCTTCTCATGGAATTCCCAAACCCCATCTTTCATGGCGCGATCGCTTGCAGTTCCTGAAGATGGCGGCGGAAGAAGGCGCCCTCGCAGTGATTCTGGATAGCGGCAAGACCGATAACCTGTTCAACATGGGCGGTGGCTTCCATCGTTACCAGCCTTCCGACCTGCCAGTCGCCTTTATTACTCATGAGGACTACGACCAGATCTATCGTTTGCAGCAGACCAGCCCGGTCATGCTCAAGGTTACTCTCGGCGGGACGTTCAGCTCGGGACCGGTACCAGTTTCAATCACCGTGGCTGAAATCAAAGGTACGCAGTTCCCGCAAGAACGGGTCATGATTGGCGGCCACCTCGATTCCTGGGACTTGGGGCAAGGCGCACTCGACAACGGTACCGGTGCAATGGCGGTGCTGGAGGCCGCCCGTACTCTGAAAGCGCTCGGATTCGCGCCTAAGCGAACCATAACCTTCATCCTGTTTACCGGCGAGGAGCAGGGCGGCATAGGTGCCGATACTTTTCTCAAGAATCATTCCGCCGAAATTCCAAAAATGGACGGCCTGCTCATTCACGATACCGGCACCGGCAAAGCGTTCAGCATCGCCCTCGAAGATGAATACGAGACAGCATCCTTAATGACCGAAGTCTACGCGCCGCTCCAGGAGGTGCTCGACCTTCAACCTCTGAGCACGCGCGTTTTCGGCGCATCCGATCATGTTCCGTTCATGAAGAAGGGCGTGCCGGCATACTTCTGTTTGCAGAAGCCCGCCCACTATCGGGAAGCCCACCACAGCCAGACCGACACTTTCGACAAAGTCGTACCCGAGGAGATTAACGAGGGGGCGGCGCTGCTGGCGGGCTGGTCTTGGAATGTTTCTGAGATGCCGCCGCCGTTGCCGCATCATCAGGAATCCCCAAGCGGCGGCTCGGACTAA
- a CDS encoding methyltransferase domain-containing protein has product MPSEKPLSPDERLQNEFNRWAEDGRGEEMERHHLDITEKTIRLMDLRAGERVLDLGCGAGWATRLLARMVGEGPQGFGQVVGLDVSDEMIRRARESSRDFENTMFVWGSAQQIPWEENFFEKVLSVESFYYYPNQDRVLAELFRVMAPRGRLFILINLYKDNPYSLRWVDELKVPVHARSEEEYVRLLKAHAFENVEARRIPDETPTPDEYSGKWFKNAEELRDFKRIGALLLMANKPDVRNPGPAYQIY; this is encoded by the coding sequence ATGCCTTCAGAAAAGCCACTCTCTCCTGACGAGCGACTGCAGAACGAATTCAACCGCTGGGCCGAAGATGGCCGCGGCGAGGAGATGGAACGCCATCATCTCGACATCACCGAGAAGACCATCCGCTTAATGGACCTGCGGGCTGGTGAGCGTGTGCTGGATCTGGGCTGTGGCGCCGGTTGGGCAACTCGACTGCTGGCCCGCATGGTAGGTGAGGGGCCGCAAGGCTTCGGCCAGGTGGTCGGGCTTGATGTTTCCGATGAGATGATCCGCCGCGCCCGAGAATCCTCAAGAGATTTTGAGAACACTATGTTCGTCTGGGGATCAGCGCAACAAATTCCGTGGGAAGAAAACTTTTTCGAGAAAGTGCTGTCAGTCGAGTCCTTTTACTACTACCCCAATCAGGACCGCGTCTTGGCCGAACTGTTCCGTGTGATGGCGCCGCGCGGCCGGCTGTTCATCCTTATTAATCTGTATAAAGACAATCCTTATTCTCTGCGCTGGGTGGATGAGCTGAAAGTGCCGGTGCACGCCCGTTCCGAGGAAGAGTACGTTCGCTTGCTGAAAGCGCACGCCTTTGAAAATGTCGAAGCACGAAGGATCCCCGACGAGACTCCGACACCCGACGAATACTCAGGAAAATGGTTCAAGAACGCGGAAGAGCTGCGCGACTTTAAGCGCATCGGCGCGCTGTTGCTCATGGCGAATAAGCCGGACGTTCGCAATCCCGGCCCGGCGTATCAGATTTATTAA
- a CDS encoding amino acid permease, whose amino-acid sequence MSLPSVSPQLDTPAVTSKSQPGLVRGLSLLDSVLLLVGGVIGSSIFLTAKDIAGPLPHPVLFLMVWVVGGVVSLFACFAFAELGAMFPDSGGHYVYLREAYGDLPAFLYGWMLFFISNGGTIAALGVASAAYLGEAIPAISKEHVVWAAFGLQLTRAHLVALAGVALVTVTNMIGLRRGAILQNIATWMKFAAMVVFVLFGLTIGKGSWSHFSADPNAGARGSGLLMGLGLWQMLPAFGVALIAVFWAYDGWVYITWVSGEMKDPQKNLPRAIVFGVLIVGAIYVAMNLVYLYALPIKEIASTETVARAAAARLFSSAAAIWLSILIAISCFGANASCILTGARVYFAMARDGVFFKRMAEVHPVWRTPAFSLAGQGLWGALLVFSGRYDQLYTYVMFMMVLSYLAGVGAMFLLRFKRPLAPRPYRCTGYPWLPGIYMLIGGAWAVNTLLQRPKESFGGLAILLVGVPCYIYWKRAHKKSVIG is encoded by the coding sequence ATGAGCCTGCCCTCGGTTAGCCCGCAACTGGACACTCCGGCAGTAACGTCGAAGTCGCAGCCGGGTTTAGTGCGCGGGCTGTCACTTCTTGATTCCGTGCTGCTGCTGGTGGGCGGCGTCATCGGTTCGTCCATTTTTCTGACGGCAAAAGACATTGCCGGACCTTTGCCGCATCCAGTTTTGTTCCTTATGGTTTGGGTGGTTGGCGGCGTGGTTTCTCTTTTCGCATGCTTTGCCTTTGCCGAGTTGGGCGCAATGTTCCCGGACTCCGGTGGTCACTATGTCTATTTGCGCGAAGCTTACGGCGACCTGCCCGCGTTCCTTTACGGTTGGATGCTCTTCTTTATCAGCAACGGTGGCACCATCGCCGCCCTGGGCGTGGCTTCAGCCGCGTACCTCGGCGAGGCCATCCCAGCGATTTCAAAAGAACACGTGGTGTGGGCTGCATTCGGCCTTCAACTCACCCGCGCGCATCTAGTAGCCCTTGCCGGAGTGGCGCTGGTCACCGTGACCAACATGATCGGCTTGCGGCGTGGCGCCATTCTGCAAAACATCGCGACCTGGATGAAATTCGCCGCCATGGTTGTGTTCGTGCTTTTCGGGCTCACCATTGGCAAAGGCTCGTGGTCGCACTTCAGCGCTGACCCGAATGCGGGCGCCAGAGGCTCTGGCCTGCTGATGGGATTGGGCCTGTGGCAAATGCTGCCCGCCTTCGGGGTCGCACTCATTGCCGTTTTCTGGGCGTATGACGGTTGGGTTTACATAACCTGGGTATCGGGCGAGATGAAGGACCCGCAAAAAAATCTGCCGCGGGCGATCGTATTCGGCGTACTGATCGTGGGTGCGATTTACGTCGCCATGAACCTGGTTTATTTGTATGCCCTGCCGATAAAAGAGATCGCGTCTACCGAGACAGTAGCTCGCGCCGCCGCTGCACGTCTGTTTTCGAGCGCGGCGGCAATCTGGCTTTCGATCTTGATTGCAATCTCGTGCTTTGGCGCCAACGCCAGCTGCATCCTCACCGGCGCGCGGGTTTACTTCGCGATGGCGCGCGACGGGGTCTTTTTTAAGAGGATGGCGGAGGTGCACCCCGTCTGGCGAACCCCCGCGTTCAGCCTCGCGGGACAAGGGCTCTGGGGTGCGCTGCTGGTTTTCAGCGGGCGTTACGACCAGCTATACACGTATGTAATGTTCATGATGGTGTTGTCGTACCTGGCAGGAGTGGGTGCGATGTTTCTATTGCGCTTTAAACGGCCGCTTGCTCCCCGCCCCTACCGCTGCACCGGTTATCCCTGGCTGCCGGGGATCTATATGCTGATCGGCGGAGCTTGGGCAGTGAACACGCTGCTGCAGCGGCCTAAAGAATCATTCGGCGGCCTGGCAATTTTGCTGGTGGGAGTGCCCTGCTACATCTATTGGAAGAGGGCACACAAAAAAAGTGTAATCGGGTAA
- a CDS encoding CADD family putative folate metabolism protein: protein MQVQNFFEQLERRIAKYDLLSHPFYQAWSAGELTAEDLRAYSADYYHHVAAFPTYLSALHSRLADGELRRAVLRNLADEEIDGTAHSELWLDFAGAFGNQRSAVKNSRPSGETAALIAHFRSIAGTASPAAALSAFYAYESQVPRVAEFKECALRDLYSASEQACRYFVVHKAADVHHSRVWRDALGQVVAGDPSCAEEALTAAENSARALWNALDGMEARRKTPAIQ, encoded by the coding sequence ATGCAAGTGCAAAATTTCTTCGAGCAGTTGGAGCGCCGCATCGCGAAGTATGATCTTCTAAGTCACCCGTTTTATCAGGCCTGGTCGGCTGGCGAGCTGACTGCGGAGGACCTTCGCGCCTACTCGGCCGACTATTATCATCATGTCGCTGCATTCCCAACGTATTTGAGCGCATTGCATTCTCGACTGGCTGATGGGGAATTGCGCCGCGCAGTGCTGCGCAACCTGGCCGACGAGGAGATCGACGGCACCGCACATTCCGAACTGTGGCTGGATTTTGCAGGGGCCTTCGGAAACCAGCGCTCAGCGGTGAAAAACAGCCGGCCGAGCGGCGAAACCGCGGCGTTGATCGCACATTTTCGGTCAATCGCAGGCACTGCTTCACCAGCGGCAGCCCTGTCCGCGTTCTACGCCTACGAATCTCAGGTACCACGGGTCGCCGAGTTCAAAGAGTGCGCTCTTCGCGACTTATACAGCGCCAGTGAACAAGCCTGCCGCTACTTCGTAGTTCACAAAGCTGCCGATGTTCATCATTCTCGGGTGTGGCGGGATGCACTGGGCCAAGTTGTGGCGGGCGATCCGAGTTGTGCTGAAGAAGCCCTCACCGCTGCGGAGAATTCCGCCAGAGCGCTGTGGAATGCGTTGGATGGAATGGAAGCCAGAAGAAAGACGCCGGCGATTCAGTAA
- a CDS encoding aminomethyltransferase family protein → MPVGTAFHERTFPLCQSLSYREWSGYYTVSVYETHHEHEYNAIRNAAALIDITPLFKYMVTGKDATRLVNRVIARDINKVSVNQVIYCCWCDEEGKVIDDGTITRLGEDTYRWTAADPSLRWFRQNALGMDVQIEDISEKVAALALQGPTSGRLLKAVAEADNLENLKYFRVTKGKIGGVPVDISRTGYTGDLGYEIWIPWNDAVKVWDALMEGGRRFDIHAAGMLALDVARIEAGLILIEVDYTSSKKALIPEQKYSPSEIGLGKLVHLDKENFIGRSALLKEQKDGTPRQLVGLEIDWNEVERLFDDAGMAPQTPSTASRVAVPVYNGRRQIGKATSTTWSPLLKKMIALASVQAESSQPGTKLKYELTVEAVRHTVTATVVKMPFFNPPRKTATPVK, encoded by the coding sequence TTGCCGGTCGGAACCGCATTCCACGAGCGCACTTTTCCCCTCTGCCAGAGCCTCAGCTATCGCGAGTGGTCGGGATACTACACGGTCAGCGTTTACGAGACACATCACGAGCACGAGTACAACGCCATCCGCAATGCCGCCGCACTCATCGACATCACTCCGCTGTTCAAGTACATGGTCACCGGCAAAGACGCCACCCGCCTGGTGAACCGAGTAATTGCTCGCGACATCAACAAAGTTTCCGTCAATCAGGTGATCTATTGCTGCTGGTGCGACGAAGAAGGCAAGGTCATTGACGATGGCACCATTACCCGCCTGGGCGAGGACACTTATCGCTGGACTGCCGCCGATCCCAGCCTGCGTTGGTTTCGCCAAAATGCGCTCGGCATGGATGTGCAGATCGAAGACATTTCAGAAAAAGTCGCGGCACTTGCGCTTCAAGGCCCAACCTCTGGCCGCCTATTGAAGGCCGTCGCCGAAGCTGACAATCTGGAGAACTTGAAATACTTCCGGGTCACCAAAGGAAAGATCGGCGGAGTGCCGGTGGACATTTCGCGCACGGGCTACACCGGCGATCTCGGCTACGAGATCTGGATACCGTGGAACGACGCGGTGAAAGTCTGGGACGCGCTGATGGAAGGCGGCCGCCGCTTCGATATTCATGCCGCCGGCATGCTGGCCCTCGACGTGGCCCGCATCGAAGCCGGGCTAATCCTGATCGAAGTGGATTACACCAGCAGCAAAAAAGCTTTGATTCCCGAGCAGAAGTATTCGCCATCGGAAATCGGCCTCGGCAAGCTGGTGCACCTCGATAAAGAGAATTTCATCGGACGCTCTGCCCTCTTAAAAGAACAGAAAGACGGCACGCCGCGGCAACTGGTGGGGCTAGAAATTGACTGGAACGAAGTCGAGCGCCTGTTCGACGACGCCGGCATGGCGCCCCAGACCCCCAGCACGGCTTCGCGGGTTGCGGTCCCGGTGTACAACGGAAGGCGACAGATTGGCAAAGCGACCTCGACCACCTGGTCGCCGCTACTCAAAAAAATGATCGCCCTCGCCAGCGTGCAGGCAGAATCTTCGCAGCCCGGGACGAAGCTAAAGTACGAACTCACGGTCGAGGCAGTACGCCACACCGTCACGGCCACCGTGGTGAAGATGCCATTCTTCAATCCACCGCGGAAGACCGCCACGCCGGTGAAGTAA
- a CDS encoding NAD(P)/FAD-dependent oxidoreductase, whose amino-acid sequence MPSGSNSNYDVIVIGGGHNGLVNAAYLARAGKKVLLLERRHVLGGAAVTEEIVPGFKFSVCSYVVSLLRPEIIRDLDLPRHGLEILPLDGTFTPMPNGDHLWRVNDHAKTRREIARHSKVDAEAYEEFGKAMLQMCRFVKPILNMTPPDPSTLNPRELMKFVFLGRRFQGLSSEDKYNQVQLMTMSAVDFLDQWFETDVLKATMSASGIIGTFLGVRSPGTAYVLLHHYMGEIDGAFRAWGFARGGTGAISNAIADAAREAGVEIRTKSAIAQILVKDGKASGVALQNGDEFHADIVSSSVDPNLTFLKFIESQHLPGEFLDEVRRYKFRGSSGKVNLALDALPEFKCMPGAGAHLRGAISISPSVDYMERAYDDAKYGDYSRRPYIDMVIPSLTDPSVAPPGKHVMSCFVQYAPYKLKPGSTWDAAKREAFGDNVINTIAEYAPNIKNIIAGRQVLSPLDIEQEFGLTQGNIFQGELSLEQLFFLRPVPGWAQYRTPIKNLYMCGSATHPGGGIMGAPGRLAALEILKDSGNGAH is encoded by the coding sequence ATGCCTTCCGGCTCAAACTCGAACTACGACGTAATTGTGATTGGCGGCGGCCACAACGGCCTGGTGAACGCCGCCTACCTGGCGCGCGCCGGAAAGAAAGTTCTGCTGCTGGAGCGCCGCCATGTGCTCGGTGGCGCCGCTGTGACCGAAGAGATCGTGCCCGGGTTTAAGTTTTCGGTTTGCTCTTACGTGGTCTCACTGTTACGGCCGGAGATCATTCGGGACCTCGATCTGCCCCGTCATGGGCTGGAAATTCTGCCGCTGGATGGAACCTTCACCCCAATGCCCAACGGCGATCATCTCTGGCGGGTGAACGATCATGCCAAGACGCGGCGCGAAATCGCGCGCCATTCCAAGGTGGACGCGGAAGCTTACGAAGAGTTCGGCAAGGCCATGTTGCAGATGTGCCGCTTCGTTAAGCCCATCCTGAACATGACCCCGCCCGACCCATCAACGCTGAATCCGCGCGAGCTGATGAAGTTTGTGTTCCTTGGACGCCGCTTCCAGGGCCTCTCCAGCGAGGACAAATACAATCAGGTCCAGTTGATGACCATGAGCGCGGTCGATTTCCTCGACCAGTGGTTCGAGACCGATGTGCTCAAAGCGACGATGTCGGCTTCCGGAATCATCGGCACGTTTCTGGGCGTGCGCTCGCCGGGGACTGCGTATGTTCTGCTGCACCATTACATGGGTGAGATTGACGGTGCGTTTCGGGCGTGGGGATTTGCCCGCGGCGGCACCGGCGCGATCTCCAATGCGATTGCCGATGCGGCGCGAGAGGCGGGCGTAGAGATCCGCACGAAATCGGCGATAGCGCAAATACTGGTGAAAGATGGCAAAGCCAGCGGGGTTGCGCTGCAGAATGGCGACGAATTTCATGCCGACATCGTTTCTTCCAGCGTCGATCCCAATCTGACTTTCCTGAAATTCATCGAATCGCAGCACCTGCCGGGCGAATTCCTGGACGAGGTACGGCGCTACAAGTTCCGTGGGTCGTCGGGCAAAGTCAATCTCGCGTTGGACGCGCTGCCCGAGTTCAAATGCATGCCGGGAGCCGGAGCGCATCTGCGGGGCGCGATTTCGATCTCGCCGTCGGTGGACTACATGGAGCGCGCCTATGACGATGCCAAGTACGGCGACTACTCGCGCCGGCCATACATTGACATGGTGATCCCAAGCCTTACTGATCCTTCAGTGGCGCCGCCGGGCAAGCACGTAATGTCGTGTTTTGTGCAGTACGCTCCCTACAAATTGAAGCCGGGCAGCACCTGGGATGCCGCCAAGCGTGAGGCCTTCGGCGATAACGTAATCAACACCATTGCGGAATACGCGCCGAATATTAAAAACATCATCGCGGGCCGACAGGTTTTGAGCCCGCTGGATATCGAACAAGAATTCGGATTGACCCAGGGCAACATCTTCCAGGGCGAGCTGTCACTCGAACAGTTGTTCTTTCTGCGACCGGTGCCCGGCTGGGCGCAGTACCGAACGCCGATCAAAAACCTTTATATGTGCGGCTCTGCAACTCATCCCGGAGGCGGCATCATGGGTGCGCCTGGGCGACTCGCGGCGCTTGAAATCCTCAAAGACTCCGGAAACGGGGCGCACTAG
- a CDS encoding NAD(P)/FAD-dependent oxidoreductase, translating into MARDVVILGAGHNGLVTAFYLAKAGFKPLVLERREQPGGGAVTEEFAPGFRCSTLAHAAGPLRPEIVRDMRLERHGLKMVEPELRVFAPSPDGRALFLYGNAAKSAESISRFSAKDSEQYPEFQKSLSRIAQVFQKVLAMAPPSIDHPSAGDLWEMLKAGKGIRNLGKKDMYRLLRWGPMAVADLAAEFFETELLRATVAARGIFGTFLGPWSAGSSTVLLMRAASDPSPAGSASFAMGGMGAVTQAMAVAARKAGAEIRTGAEVAQIKVKDGAATGVVLKGGEEIAASAVISNADPKRTLLNLVDTAHLSPDFVVKLQHYRSNGTVAKVNLALSELPRFTALEKAGTNGAALSGRIHIGPEIDYLERAFDDCKYGAFSREPYLEATIPSLTDPSLAPRGKHVMSVYMQFAPRQLRDKDWNGQRDALGNAVVNTLGRYAPNMSSIVEGGQIITPQDLEEIYGMTGGHIFHGELALDQIFTMRPLLDWARYRTPIRNLYLCGSGTHPGDGLTGASGAIAAREILKELKK; encoded by the coding sequence ATGGCGCGCGACGTCGTCATTCTGGGAGCGGGTCACAACGGACTGGTCACCGCGTTTTATCTTGCCAAAGCTGGTTTCAAGCCTCTGGTTCTAGAGCGTCGCGAGCAACCCGGTGGCGGCGCGGTAACGGAAGAATTCGCTCCCGGATTCCGCTGTTCAACCCTGGCTCACGCGGCCGGACCGCTGCGGCCGGAGATCGTGCGCGACATGCGATTGGAGCGGCACGGTCTAAAGATGGTGGAGCCTGAGCTGCGAGTATTTGCGCCGTCGCCGGACGGCCGCGCGCTATTTCTTTATGGAAATGCTGCGAAGTCGGCGGAATCGATTTCCCGGTTCTCGGCGAAAGATTCGGAACAATATCCAGAGTTTCAAAAATCCCTGAGCCGCATTGCGCAAGTATTTCAAAAAGTATTGGCGATGGCGCCGCCCTCCATCGATCACCCGAGCGCGGGCGATCTCTGGGAAATGCTTAAGGCCGGGAAGGGCATTCGTAATCTCGGCAAGAAAGATATGTACCGGCTGCTGCGTTGGGGGCCGATGGCGGTCGCCGATCTGGCAGCAGAATTTTTTGAGACCGAGCTGTTGCGCGCTACGGTTGCTGCGCGCGGAATCTTCGGCACGTTCCTCGGACCCTGGTCGGCGGGCAGCAGTACGGTGCTCCTGATGCGGGCAGCGTCCGATCCCTCGCCCGCTGGTTCAGCTTCCTTTGCGATGGGTGGAATGGGAGCGGTCACTCAGGCCATGGCAGTCGCCGCGCGCAAGGCCGGAGCCGAGATTCGCACCGGCGCCGAGGTAGCGCAGATCAAGGTGAAAGACGGCGCGGCTACGGGCGTGGTCTTGAAAGGCGGAGAAGAGATCGCTGCCAGCGCGGTGATCTCGAATGCCGACCCGAAGCGTACGTTACTCAACTTGGTGGATACTGCGCACCTCAGCCCCGATTTTGTCGTGAAGCTGCAGCACTATCGCTCCAATGGCACTGTGGCCAAGGTCAACCTGGCGCTTTCGGAGCTGCCGAGATTTACCGCGCTAGAAAAAGCGGGCACGAATGGCGCTGCGCTCTCTGGCCGCATCCATATTGGACCTGAGATTGATTATCTGGAGCGGGCGTTCGACGACTGCAAGTATGGTGCGTTCTCGCGCGAACCTTACCTGGAAGCGACGATTCCTTCTCTGACCGATCCGTCGCTCGCGCCGCGGGGCAAGCACGTGATGTCGGTCTACATGCAGTTTGCGCCGCGGCAGCTTCGGGACAAGGATTGGAATGGGCAGCGGGATGCGTTGGGGAATGCGGTGGTGAACACGCTGGGGCGCTACGCACCCAACATGAGCTCGATCGTTGAGGGTGGGCAGATCATCACGCCACAGGACTTGGAAGAAATTTATGGCATGACCGGCGGGCACATCTTTCACGGCGAATTGGCGCTCGACCAGATTTTTACCATGCGGCCGCTGCTGGACTGGGCGCGATATCGGACACCGATTCGAAATCTCTATCTGTGCGGCTCGGGCACGCATCCAGGAGATGGGCTGACAGGGGCGTCCGGTGCGATCGCGGCGCGAGAGATTTTGAAAGAGCTGAAGAAATAG
- a CDS encoding DoxX family protein, with the protein MRILDRFQFLGLLAMRIVLGTIMIAHGFPKVFGGGMHGTIQFISSLGLPWWSAYLSAYAEFFGGVLVLVGLFTRVAALALLIDMIVAILLVHLPHGLTGEGGYQFPLSLAALSFALLFLGPGPIALDRFVRFGGGRAKSAK; encoded by the coding sequence TTGAGAATTCTCGATCGTTTTCAATTCCTGGGGTTGCTCGCCATGCGCATCGTCCTTGGAACGATCATGATTGCACATGGTTTCCCCAAGGTTTTTGGCGGTGGGATGCACGGCACGATTCAGTTCATCAGCAGCCTGGGGCTGCCGTGGTGGTCGGCATACCTGTCTGCCTACGCTGAGTTCTTTGGTGGAGTGTTGGTCTTAGTGGGATTGTTTACGCGGGTAGCGGCATTGGCGCTGTTGATAGACATGATTGTCGCCATTCTCCTGGTGCATTTGCCGCACGGTCTCACCGGCGAAGGGGGATACCAATTTCCGTTGAGCCTGGCGGCCCTGAGTTTTGCGCTGCTTTTTCTGGGACCGGGGCCGATTGCGCTGGATCGGTTCGTGAGATTTGGTGGTGGTAGAGCGAAGAGCGCCAAGTAG